One Myxococcales bacterium genomic window carries:
- a CDS encoding OB-fold nucleic acid binding domain-containing protein: MRASSANLTRALVGAGLAVLLVGGCKKDTGPTPGTPPATTTAAPVAPGGTAPGGTAPHGPMGTAPAAQAGAKVGAVLETMNSGGYTYAHIDLGGSQVWAAAPETTLAVGAKVQFLGGSLMTAFHSNTLDRTFDEIYFVPGLPLEGAAAAAPAAPAPAMGGSPTAPPTVTEKIDPVAGGQTIAAMTAGAAGLAGKQVSVRGKVVKYNGGIMGKNWVHLQDGTGDMTVTTAETAAPLALGDLVVLRGTVAVGKDFGGGYSYAVIVEDATVVAP; the protein is encoded by the coding sequence ATGCGAGCTTCCTCTGCGAACCTGACGCGCGCCCTCGTGGGCGCTGGCCTGGCCGTGCTGCTGGTCGGCGGCTGCAAGAAGGACACGGGCCCGACGCCGGGCACGCCGCCGGCGACGACGACCGCCGCCCCGGTGGCGCCCGGCGGCACCGCGCCCGGCGGCACCGCGCCGCACGGCCCGATGGGCACGGCGCCCGCGGCGCAGGCCGGCGCGAAGGTCGGCGCGGTGCTCGAGACCATGAACTCGGGCGGCTACACCTACGCCCACATCGATCTCGGCGGCAGCCAGGTCTGGGCGGCGGCGCCCGAGACCACGCTCGCGGTCGGCGCCAAGGTCCAGTTCCTCGGCGGCTCGCTGATGACCGCCTTCCACAGCAACACGCTCGATCGCACGTTCGACGAGATCTACTTCGTCCCGGGGCTGCCGCTCGAGGGCGCCGCCGCCGCCGCGCCGGCCGCACCCGCGCCGGCGATGGGCGGCTCGCCCACGGCCCCGCCGACCGTGACCGAGAAGATCGATCCGGTCGCCGGCGGCCAGACCATCGCGGCGATGACCGCGGGCGCCGCCGGCCTCGCCGGCAAGCAGGTGTCGGTGCGCGGCAAGGTCGTCAAGTACAACGGCGGCATCATGGGCAAGAACTGGGTCCACCTCCAGGACGGCACCGGCGACATGACCGTCACCACCGCCGAGACCGCCGCGCCGCTGGCGCTCGGCGATCTGGTCGTGCTGCGGGGCACGGTCGCGGTCGGCAAGGACTTCGGCGGCGGCTACAGCTACGCGGTGATCGTCGAGGACGCCACCGTCGTCGCGCCGTAG
- a CDS encoding DsbA family oxidoreductase has protein sequence MSALRIDVWSDLACPWCYIGKRRLEAALAQAPQEVELVWRSFELDPSAPAIRDDSQSYVERLAAKYRRSTAEAEAMIANITAVAAADGLDFRIDRVRGGNTFDAHRVLHLAAAHGHQGALKERLLRAYFTEGRALGDHATLVELAAEVGLDAEEVRAALAGDAHAAEVRADEGLARELGISGVPFFVMAGRLGVSGAQPAETLVHALAQARQLAADGFDAGEADPADDAAPACGPDGCA, from the coding sequence ATGTCCGCGCTGCGCATCGACGTCTGGTCCGATCTCGCCTGCCCGTGGTGCTACATCGGCAAGCGCCGCCTCGAGGCCGCGCTGGCGCAGGCGCCGCAGGAGGTCGAGCTGGTGTGGCGCTCGTTCGAGCTCGACCCGAGCGCGCCGGCGATCCGTGACGACAGCCAGTCGTACGTCGAGCGCCTGGCGGCCAAGTACCGGCGCTCGACGGCGGAGGCCGAGGCGATGATCGCCAACATCACCGCGGTCGCGGCCGCCGACGGCCTCGACTTCCGCATCGACCGCGTGCGCGGCGGCAACACGTTCGACGCGCACCGCGTGCTCCACCTCGCCGCCGCCCACGGGCACCAGGGCGCGCTCAAGGAGCGCTTGCTGCGCGCCTACTTCACCGAGGGCCGCGCGCTCGGCGATCACGCCACGCTGGTCGAGCTGGCGGCCGAGGTCGGGCTCGACGCCGAGGAGGTCCGCGCGGCGCTGGCCGGCGACGCCCACGCCGCCGAGGTCCGCGCCGACGAGGGCCTGGCGCGCGAGCTGGGCATCAGCGGCGTGCCGTTCTTCGTCATGGCCGGGCGCCTCGGCGTGTCCGGCGCTCAGCCGGCCGAGACGCTGGTGCACGCGCTGGCCCAGGCCCGGCAGCTCGCGGCCGACGGGTTCGACGCGGGCGAGGCCGACCCCGCCGACGACGCGGCGCCGGCGTGCGGCCCTGACGGCTGCGCCTGA
- a CDS encoding glycine zipper family protein: MKLIDASLQFPTVIFTIGLLIALVYWLFVILGALDIDLLGGADDVSGALKGGGEALTGGDALTGGVKGAAEAVTSGAKGSAEAVHDGVDGVDGGLWAWLGLTSVPVTVSASVILLLTWVGSLLAMEYGQGTGSLNTALMIVIAIAVVLVALPIAGLIVRPLKPVFEVKVGKSNRDYVGSTCTITTGRVDDGFGQATIEDGGTVLVIPVRCDRADVLTRGARALVIDFDAARHAYVVEPATDLLPPASTDADGSV, from the coding sequence GTGAAGCTCATCGATGCGTCGCTGCAATTTCCAACGGTCATCTTCACGATCGGGCTGCTGATCGCGCTGGTGTACTGGCTGTTCGTCATCCTCGGCGCGCTCGACATCGATCTGCTCGGCGGCGCCGACGACGTGTCGGGCGCGCTCAAGGGCGGCGGCGAGGCGCTGACCGGCGGCGACGCGCTCACCGGCGGCGTCAAGGGCGCGGCCGAGGCCGTGACCAGCGGCGCCAAGGGCAGCGCCGAGGCGGTCCACGACGGCGTCGACGGCGTCGACGGTGGCCTGTGGGCCTGGCTCGGGCTGACCTCGGTGCCGGTGACCGTCTCGGCGAGCGTCATCCTGCTCTTGACCTGGGTCGGCTCGCTGCTGGCCATGGAGTACGGCCAGGGCACCGGCTCGCTCAACACCGCGCTGATGATCGTCATCGCGATCGCGGTGGTGCTCGTGGCCCTGCCGATCGCCGGGCTGATCGTGCGCCCGCTCAAGCCGGTGTTCGAGGTCAAGGTCGGCAAGTCCAACCGCGACTACGTCGGCTCGACCTGCACGATCACCACCGGCCGGGTCGACGACGGGTTCGGCCAGGCCACGATCGAGGACGGCGGCACGGTGCTGGTCATCCCGGTCCGGTGCGATCGCGCCGACGTGCTGACCCGCGGCGCCCGCGCGCTGGTCATCGACTTCGACGCGGCCCGGCACGCGTACGTCGTCGAGCCCGCCACTGATCTCTTGCCGCCCGCGTCGACCGACGCGGACGGATCCGTCTAG